TGTACGGCTGGCTGATGGATTTCGCCTTCTGGCCGTTCAACCTGGGCACCGACACCCAACTCTCCTTCAACCCGCACGCGTCGGCGTTGTCGAACCTGTGGCACTTCGTGTTGTTCAACCTCGCGACGTCCATGGGCTGGAACCTGGGCCGGGCACTCACCAATGTCGTCTGCCTGGCATTGTTGGGAGGACCGATTCTGCGAGTGCTGCGCCGGGCCGCCCGACGCGCTCAGTTTGGGGACTTGACCCCGCCGCTCACGCGATCGGAGTGATGCGCTTGAGCACCTCGTCCCAGCTACGATCGAGTCGCCGACCGCCCACAATGATGCCGACATGCAGCATCAGGAAGGACCACCCCAACCCGGCGACGAAGGTCAGCCAAATGCTCCACTGAGCGGCGTGTGTCACACCCACGACCACCACGAGCGCAATGATCGGGATAGCGGTGATGAGTCCGGCGACCATACCGATGAACCCGCCCAGGCAACCAGCGCCAGCCGACGACCCGGAGCCCGAGTTGAATCCTCCCCCTTTTCGGCTCTCAGGAACCCGCATCGGACTGACGACGCCTATCCATGAACCGATCCCTATCGACAGCATCAAGGCACCGCACGCTTCAGCGACCACCACCGGCAGGAGCTCCCAGCGGCCAACCCGCCACACCATGGCAACGGCCAGCAGCACACCAATCGGCATGGTGACGACAAGGTAGGCGACCGCACGACCGCGCCGGTCCTGCGCCCCGGTCACCGACGCCTCGATGTGATGCCACAGGGCCGTCCCGTCGTAGCTGATGAGGGAGCCGGCATACAGCGGTATGGCGCACAGCATGGCCATGAAGGGAGCCGCGGTGAAAACGAGAACTGCGTGCGGGTTGCGAATCTCGTCGCCGCCATTGATGAAGGTCGGGATCATTCCGAGGATGGGGATCAGGAAGGTGTTGAGTAGCAAGGACATCATCCGGGGATCACGCTTCATGTAGCGCAGGGTGCGTCCGGCAATCGCCCCCGTCGGAGTGGCCGGGAACATGCGGTCGATCCGGCTTTCGGCCTTGACCTTCTCGGCGCCGCCACCATCTCCGGTTGGCGAGAC
The genomic region above belongs to Cutibacterium equinum and contains:
- a CDS encoding ABC transporter permease, whose product is MVAHVLKYQWATTLAPFRKGAKASERVGLIGILLMALFLGGTYFAYVLSSGQLSVDLRGATVTTAGASLIVFWIALPVLFSAQPIYTDPSRYAIFPRRARELMPAFVTTSLLGLGGVIALLVAASHVLVWNSVGTIAVAVVGVLLGWAGAVIASNLVLAAISAVMAKRRFREAMTVLVVLVFFGVGIRMQFGVTADATTNAVPVSAGKIIGWTPLGWAWSMPWEAARGLWLLVIVKLVLALAGLVLMVWAWQAIVDHRLVSPTGDGGGAEKVKAESRIDRMFPATPTGAIAGRTLRYMKRDPRMMSLLLNTFLIPILGMIPTFINGGDEIRNPHAVLVFTAAPFMAMLCAIPLYAGSLISYDGTALWHHIEASVTGAQDRRGRAVAYLVVTMPIGVLLAVAMVWRVGRWELLPVVVAEACGALMLSIGIGSWIGVVSPMRVPESRKGGGFNSGSGSSAGAGCLGGFIGMVAGLITAIPIIALVVVVGVTHAAQWSIWLTFVAGLGWSFLMLHVGIIVGGRRLDRSWDEVLKRITPIA